In one window of Fictibacillus phosphorivorans DNA:
- a CDS encoding acetyltransferase: protein MVVIIGAGGHAKVVLDILRASGQEIAGFYDDHPEAKLEDLPLLGKIKEISYSEHQHIIAIGNNNVRETIATQLSQLSCKIGCAIHPSTVIGSQVKIGDGTVVMANSVINHSAEIGDHCIINTAASVDHDCKISHFVHLSPGVHLAGNVFVGSNAHIGIGSSVIQSIKVGEGAVVGAGAVVIHDIPDHTVAVGCPAKVIKSNK from the coding sequence ATGGTTGTAATTATTGGTGCTGGTGGACATGCAAAAGTCGTTCTGGATATCCTTAGGGCAAGCGGTCAAGAGATTGCAGGATTTTATGATGATCATCCAGAAGCAAAGTTAGAGGATCTCCCTCTTTTAGGAAAGATTAAAGAAATTTCATATTCTGAACATCAACATATTATTGCGATTGGTAACAATAACGTAAGAGAGACAATTGCAACGCAACTTAGTCAATTGAGCTGTAAAATCGGATGTGCGATTCATCCATCTACAGTAATCGGTAGTCAAGTAAAAATTGGTGATGGAACAGTAGTGATGGCTAACAGTGTTATCAACCACTCGGCTGAAATCGGAGACCATTGCATCATTAATACCGCTGCATCGGTAGATCATGATTGTAAGATTAGCCATTTTGTCCACCTTTCTCCAGGTGTTCACCTTGCTGGTAATGTTTTCGTTGGATCGAATGCTCACATAGGCATCGGTTCTTCTGTCATTCAATCGATTAAGGTTGGTGAGGGAGCAGTGGTTGGTGCAGGGGCAGTTGTTATTCATGATATTCCTGATCATACCGTAGCGGTAGGATGTCCAGCAAAGGTCATTAAATCAAATAAGTAA